One genomic region from Nostoc sphaeroides encodes:
- the thrS gene encoding threonine--tRNA ligase has translation MVQQPMSPNSSNQSEQSEQVEKIYLPRTSESENLKKIRHTASHVMAMAVQKLFPKAQVTIGPWIENGFYYDFDNPEPFSENDLKAIKKEMAKIINRKLAVIREEVSREEAERRIQEIKEPYKLEILADIKNEPITIYHLGNEWWDLCAGPHLENTSELNPKAIELESVAGAYWRGDETKAQLQRIYATAWESPEQLTEYKRRKEEALRRDHRKLGKELGLFIFSDLVGPGLPLWTPKGTLLRSTLEDFLKQEQLKRGYLSVVTPHIARVDLFKTSGHWQKYKEDMFPLMADNSEAAAQEQGFVMKPMNCPFHIQIYKSELRSYRELPMRLAEFGTVYRYEQSGELGGLTRVRGFTVDDSHLFVTPEQLDSEFLSVVDLILSVFNSLQLKNFKARLSFRDPASDKYIGSDEVWDKAEGAIRRAVETLGMDHFEGIGEAAFYGPKLDFIFSDALEREWQLGTVQVDYNLPERFELEYVAEDGVRKRPVMIHRAPFGSLERLIGILIEEYAGDFPLWLAPVQARLLPVGDTQLDFAKDVVAKMRALGIRAEVDTSGDRLGKQIRNAEKEKIPVMAVVGAKEVETNTLSIRTRASGELGVIPVDEVVDKMKDAIAKFENF, from the coding sequence ATGGTTCAGCAGCCAATGTCGCCAAATTCATCAAATCAGTCCGAACAGTCAGAACAAGTTGAAAAAATTTATTTACCGCGTACCAGCGAATCGGAGAACCTAAAAAAGATTCGCCACACTGCTTCCCATGTAATGGCAATGGCGGTACAAAAGCTGTTTCCCAAGGCGCAAGTTACAATCGGCCCTTGGATTGAAAACGGTTTTTACTACGACTTCGACAATCCAGAACCATTTAGCGAAAATGATCTCAAAGCCATCAAAAAAGAGATGGCGAAGATTATTAATCGCAAGTTGGCGGTTATTCGAGAAGAAGTCAGCCGCGAAGAAGCCGAACGCCGGATTCAGGAAATTAAGGAACCTTACAAGCTAGAAATTCTGGCAGATATCAAAAACGAACCAATTACGATTTACCACCTGGGAAATGAATGGTGGGATTTGTGTGCGGGGCCTCACCTGGAAAATACCAGCGAATTAAACCCCAAGGCAATTGAACTAGAAAGCGTTGCTGGTGCTTATTGGCGTGGGGATGAAACTAAAGCCCAATTACAACGCATCTATGCCACCGCTTGGGAAAGTCCAGAACAACTCACTGAATATAAGCGGCGCAAAGAAGAAGCGCTGCGGCGAGATCACCGAAAACTGGGTAAGGAACTGGGATTATTTATATTTTCTGATCTAGTGGGGCCGGGTTTACCTTTGTGGACGCCAAAAGGTACTTTGTTAAGGAGTACTTTAGAAGACTTCCTCAAGCAAGAACAGTTAAAACGGGGTTATTTATCCGTAGTAACGCCTCACATTGCCAGAGTAGACTTATTTAAAACCTCTGGACATTGGCAGAAATATAAAGAAGATATGTTCCCTTTAATGGCAGATAACTCTGAAGCTGCTGCACAGGAACAGGGCTTCGTCATGAAGCCGATGAACTGCCCCTTCCACATCCAAATATATAAGAGTGAATTACGCTCTTATCGAGAACTACCGATGCGCTTGGCGGAATTTGGTACTGTTTACCGCTACGAACAATCAGGGGAATTGGGCGGTTTAACGCGGGTGCGCGGTTTTACTGTGGATGATTCTCACCTGTTCGTCACCCCAGAACAGCTAGATAGTGAATTCCTCAGTGTGGTGGATTTGATTTTGTCGGTGTTTAATAGTCTGCAACTGAAGAACTTTAAAGCTAGACTCAGTTTCCGCGATCCAGCTAGTGATAAATACATCGGTTCAGATGAAGTTTGGGACAAAGCCGAAGGTGCAATTCGCCGTGCAGTTGAAACCTTGGGGATGGATCACTTTGAAGGTATTGGAGAAGCGGCTTTTTATGGGCCAAAACTTGACTTTATCTTTAGTGATGCCTTAGAACGGGAGTGGCAATTAGGAACTGTACAGGTAGATTACAACTTGCCAGAACGCTTTGAATTAGAGTATGTCGCCGAAGATGGTGTTCGCAAACGCCCAGTGATGATTCACCGTGCGCCTTTTGGTTCGCTGGAAAGGTTGATTGGGATCTTAATTGAAGAATATGCAGGCGATTTCCCTTTGTGGTTAGCGCCAGTGCAAGCTAGATTACTGCCAGTGGGTGACACACAGTTAGACTTTGCTAAAGATGTGGTAGCGAAGATGAGAGCGTTAGGCATCCGTGCAGAAGTTGATACCAGTGGCGATCGCTTGGGTAAACAGATTCGCAATGCAGAGAAAGAAAAAATACCCGTAATGGCTGTGGTGGGAGCGAAAGAAGTGGAAACCAACACCTTGAGTATCCGTACCCGCGCCTCTGGGGAATTGGGAGTTATCCCTGTAGATGAGGTGGTGGATAAGATGAAAGATGCGATCGCTAAGTTCGAGAACTTCTAA
- a CDS encoding HEAT repeat domain-containing protein — protein sequence MHLQIIKKRSSPFFLFPFTLLLTLLLALPWVSAKEPPRPKPEAWQINGIVAALDDRYDGVKKLAFEKFNEYDLKNLKSVVQKPEDIAQKVFNILKDKTVDPDIRQSAAKALGNLGEAAKPYVKNILDFLKDKTVDSGVRMGAAYGLANLGEAAKPYVKDILDFLKDETVDKSVRFSAANALGNLGDAAKPYVKDILDFLKDETVDKSVRFSAANALGNLGDAAKPYVKDIADILLDKTIDPSLRSGAAYALTNLGEAAKPYVKDILNFLKDKTVDSGVRSSAAYALLNLGEAAKPYVKDILDFLLDKTIDPSVRFPAAKVLGNLGEAAKPYVKDIADILLDKTVGLGVRSGAAVALVNLGEAAKPYVKDIADILKDINFDLDVRSRAAVALVNLGESAKPYFKDFFDFLKDKTVDPDVRILAAVALRNLGEAPKPYVKDILDFLKDETVDKDVRRSAAVALRNLGEGAKPYVKD from the coding sequence ATGCATCTACAGATAATTAAAAAGCGTTCGTCGCCCTTTTTCCTTTTTCCCTTTACCCTGCTGTTGACACTCCTCCTCGCCCTGCCTTGGGTAAGTGCGAAAGAACCGCCTCGTCCGAAGCCAGAAGCTTGGCAGATTAACGGTATCGTTGCTGCTTTGGATGATAGATATGACGGAGTAAAGAAACTCGCTTTTGAAAAATTTAATGAATATGATCTAAAAAATTTGAAATCGGTGGTTCAAAAACCAGAGGATATTGCACAGAAAGTTTTCAACATCCTCAAGGATAAAACCGTTGACCCCGATATTCGTCAAAGTGCAGCAAAGGCATTGGGAAATCTAGGGGAGGCAGCCAAACCCTACGTCAAAAACATCCTCGACTTCCTCAAGGATAAAACCGTTGACTCCGGGGTTCGTATGGGTGCAGCTTATGGATTGGCAAATCTGGGGGAGGCAGCCAAACCCTACGTCAAAGACATTCTCGACTTCCTCAAGGATGAAACCGTTGACAAAAGTGTTCGTTTCAGTGCAGCAAATGCATTGGGAAATCTGGGGGACGCTGCCAAACCCTACGTCAAAGACATTCTCGACTTCCTCAAGGATGAAACCGTTGACAAAAGTGTTCGTTTCAGTGCAGCAAATGCATTGGGAAATCTGGGGGACGCTGCCAAACCCTACGTTAAAGACATCGCTGACATCCTACTGGATAAAACTATTGACCCAAGTCTTCGTTCCGGTGCAGCTTATGCATTGACAAATTTGGGGGAGGCAGCCAAACCCTACGTCAAAGACATCCTCAACTTCCTCAAGGATAAAACCGTTGACTCAGGTGTTCGTTCCAGTGCAGCTTATGCATTGCTAAATCTGGGGGAGGCAGCCAAACCCTACGTCAAAGACATCCTCGACTTCCTACTGGATAAAACTATTGACCCAAGTGTTCGTTTCCCCGCAGCAAAGGTATTGGGAAATCTGGGGGAGGCAGCCAAACCCTACGTTAAAGACATCGCTGACATCCTACTGGATAAAACCGTTGGCTTAGGTGTTCGTTCCGGTGCAGCAGTGGCATTGGTAAATTTGGGGGAGGCAGCCAAACCCTACGTCAAAGACATCGCTGACATCCTCAAGGATATAAATTTTGACCTAGATGTTCGTTCCCGTGCAGCAGTGGCATTGGTAAATTTGGGAGAGTCAGCCAAACCCTATTTCAAAGACTTCTTCGACTTCCTCAAGGATAAAACCGTTGACCCCGATGTTCGTATATTAGCAGCAGTGGCATTGAGAAATCTGGGGGAGGCTCCCAAACCCTACGTCAAAGACATCCTCGACTTCCTCAAGGATGAAACCGTTGATAAAGATGTTCGTAGAAGTGCAGCAGTGGCATTGAGAAATCTGGGGGAGGGTGCCAAACCCTATGTCAAAGACTGA
- a CDS encoding DUF4351 domain-containing protein, whose amino-acid sequence MSFDNLCKLLSEKHPATFASWVLGTPQTSVTVLKTELSIEPIRADYVTFLQLQGRILHLEFQTKLESTPPLPLRMVDYWVRLYRLYRLPITQVVVLLLPPAPGTVIETVFCVETTRHEYRVIRLWEENPELFLNEPALLPLAPLAATTQPQALLQQVVIKVNQLEPRQRPEISAYTQILAGLKYNQDLIRQLFREGMMRESVIYQEILREGEQRGREEGRKAEGQLLILRQLTRRVGELPPEVLDRIETLSLEQLENLGEALLDFQAMPTAVNYADLETWFGTLDIGVKMT is encoded by the coding sequence ATGTCTTTTGATAACCTCTGCAAACTACTGTCCGAAAAACATCCTGCTACCTTTGCCAGTTGGGTATTAGGAACACCGCAAACTTCCGTCACAGTTCTCAAAACCGAATTGAGCATCGAACCGATTCGCGCTGATTACGTCACATTCCTACAGCTACAAGGACGCATTCTGCATCTGGAATTTCAAACCAAACTAGAATCTACGCCACCCCTACCCCTGCGGATGGTAGATTACTGGGTACGCTTATATCGTTTATATCGTTTACCAATAACGCAAGTTGTCGTATTATTACTTCCCCCTGCACCAGGAACAGTAATTGAAACTGTCTTCTGTGTCGAAACTACCCGTCATGAATATCGCGTGATTCGCTTATGGGAAGAAAATCCTGAACTATTCCTCAATGAGCCAGCTTTGTTACCATTAGCACCACTGGCCGCAACCACGCAACCCCAAGCCTTGTTGCAGCAAGTTGTGATCAAAGTTAATCAACTTGAGCCAAGACAACGACCAGAAATTTCTGCTTACACCCAAATCTTAGCGGGGTTAAAATACAATCAAGACTTGATTCGACAATTATTTCGGGAGGGTATGATGCGCGAGTCAGTGATTTATCAAGAAATTCTAAGAGAAGGGGAACAACGAGGACGGGAAGAAGGACGAAAAGCAGAGGGGCAATTGCTGATTCTCCGTCAACTTACTCGACGGGTGGGAGAATTACCCCCAGAGGTGCTAGATCGTATTGAAACTCTCTCTTTAGAACAATTAGAAAATCTCGGTGAAGCATTGTTGGATTTTCAGGCGATGCCTACGGCGGTAAACTACGCGGATTTAGAAACCTGGTTTGGTACATTAGACATAGGAGTGAAAATGACGTAA
- a CDS encoding RMD1 family protein: MQKLLFNDRDRFRAQALFLGKNINLQNLENYVCLATMPVIVTVGEHGCAVLLNYGAVVLFNLEPVEKVAFLTKLSSQVSGSFANPETEEVEIHLNVAESERVKEGKILLHEFSVERLQIVADILAKSVVLSHYETSLAAVFDQIEPFAASLQREDRSRRQSRELLRQLGTTLLVQHKIVGQVEIIDKPELLWETPQLENLYLRLEDEYEIRERHHALERKLELISQTAQTVLEFMQHSSSQRVEWYVVILIVVEILLSLYDIIFKG; encoded by the coding sequence ATGCAAAAACTCCTTTTTAATGACAGAGATAGATTTAGAGCGCAGGCCCTATTCCTTGGTAAGAATATTAACTTACAGAACTTGGAAAATTACGTGTGCTTGGCGACTATGCCAGTAATAGTTACAGTCGGTGAACACGGCTGTGCGGTACTGCTGAACTATGGTGCAGTTGTCCTGTTTAACCTTGAGCCTGTGGAAAAGGTAGCCTTTTTGACCAAACTATCCTCTCAAGTTAGTGGCTCTTTTGCCAACCCAGAAACAGAAGAGGTAGAAATTCATCTCAACGTAGCAGAGAGTGAGCGAGTTAAGGAAGGAAAAATTTTACTGCATGAATTTAGTGTAGAACGCTTGCAGATAGTAGCTGATATTCTCGCCAAGAGTGTTGTGCTGTCTCACTATGAAACCAGCCTAGCGGCTGTATTTGATCAAATTGAACCGTTTGCAGCTAGTCTCCAGCGTGAAGACAGGAGTAGACGCCAGAGCCGCGAATTATTGCGTCAACTTGGGACTACCCTATTAGTTCAACATAAGATTGTTGGTCAAGTAGAGATTATCGATAAGCCGGAGTTACTCTGGGAAACCCCACAGCTAGAAAACTTATATCTGCGCTTGGAAGATGAATACGAAATTCGTGAGCGTCACCATGCCCTAGAACGTAAACTAGAGTTAATTTCTCAAACTGCACAAACGGTGCTGGAGTTCATGCAGCATAGCAGTAGTCAGCGAGTAGAGTGGTATGTGGTGATTCTGATTGTGGTGGAGATTCTGCTATCACTGTACGACATCATTTTCAAAGGTTAA
- a CDS encoding CopG family transcriptional regulator codes for MNKKWAVKRLTINLTSGEAEKLEKYCSSTGRPATDVIRELIRTLTTEGEE; via the coding sequence ATGAATAAAAAATGGGCTGTTAAACGACTTACAATCAATCTCACATCAGGTGAGGCTGAGAAATTGGAAAAATATTGCTCAAGCACTGGCAGACCGGCAACCGATGTAATTCGGGAATTAATTCGCACTCTGACCACTGAAGGTGAAGAGTGA